Proteins from one Salmo salar chromosome ssa07, Ssal_v3.1, whole genome shotgun sequence genomic window:
- the LOC123743830 gene encoding uncharacterized protein, whose amino-acid sequence MVPHMLEMQPSSMCWDNIDNACENARSREWSDGDGYSRHNMAHWESDPPAGERQYLTQKESEHQWLNREDEAAMRAHYNSQRQNSQMDFRGHRAQETQTPPLYHQEHHRMAQSQNIRDWPNLYGPLRGQAPPNVNLHRSGERTETWAKHEPHFPSNDFLTPLNVERGHEDISHHHNTDQDYMFGWIVNHNNLHYLESKWQMLDPTHSNGHANEPSRGHSTECSRGRSRGGFRGNSRGGSSVRSRGSSSRRSRGGSRGRSSGRSRGGSSGCSRAYSSWSPRQVFQAKHVNPSQTTTNSSPDIQNVNIILTVPVVNNKHSETTSGRTAGPVRDSTSLVQAFIANAQQCVSMDLPSTGGRESGVVDLKTAQVTNADSHGILRPSFPSQAITQQTDNLPGNAALVSHTQTSSTPDQQHAPSPSPKPLTETPQEKPPHEHKISLNEIQDWLQSVLRSKNGPVNVNNSTQDPSQAQQSSTEKMDILQAGKTHLHLNTKDNQVRPPERFSAEDSTIRLELKSTPRCMTLTVVATTPPPVAIVPPMDPQQFPEPMETENTGNEVPFKILQAWSINEQQMESLWERAKDDASSLSVLNETVQVESFMEYDKPVDASATSSLVSIIEDNDEVLQVITQMNKSSPSPFVHTIPQATDIVRIGVPRQSWKLALTVQMR is encoded by the coding sequence ATGGTGCCCCATATGCTTGAAATGCAACCCAGCTCAATGTGCTGGGACAACATAGATAACGCTTGTGAAAATGCCAGATCAAGAGAATGGAGCGATGGTGACGGATACAGCCGCCATAATATGGCTCACTGGGAAAGTGATCCCCCAGCTGGTGAAAGGCAGTACCTCACCCAAAAGGAAAGCGAACACCAGTGGCTGAACCGTGAGGATGAAGCTGCCATGCGGGCCCACTACAACTCCCAGAGACAAAACTCTCAAATGGACTTCCGTGGACATCGGGCACAAGAGACCCAGACGCCTCCTCTGTATCATCAAGAACATCACAGAATGGCTCAGAGTCAGAACATAAGGGATTGGCCCAATCTCTATGGACCCTTGAGAGGCCAGGCACCCCCTAATGTAAACTTACACCGcagtggagagagaacagaaacatGGGCTAAGCATGAACCCCACTTCCCCAGCAATGACTTTTTAACCCCACTCAATGTCGAAAGAGGGCATGAGGatatttcccatcaccataaCACTGACCAGGATTATATGTTTGGTTGGATAGTGAATCATAACAATCTCCATTACTTGGAAAGCAAATGGCAGATGTTAGATCCCACCCATTCCAATGGACATGCTAATGAACCTTCAAGGGGGCATTCTACTGAATGCTCAAGGGGACGTTCTAGGGGTGGTTTCCGTGGAAATTCTAGGGGTGGTTCTAGTGTACGTTCTAGAGGTAGTTCTAGTAGACGTTCTCGGGGTGGTTCTAGGGGTCGGTCTAGTGGACGTTCGAGGGGTGGGTCTAGTGGATGTTCTAGGGCCTATTCCAGCTGGTCACCCAGGCAGGTCTTCCAGGCTAAGCATGTCAACCCTTCTCAAACTACGACAAACAGTTCTCCAGACATTCAAAACGTCAACATCATTCTAACTGTTCCTGTGGTCAACAACAAACACAGTGAAACAACATCAGGACGAACAGCAGGTCCGGTGAGAGATTCTACATCACTTGTGCAAGCCTTCATTGCAAATGCACAGCAGTGTGTTTCTATGGATCTCCCTTCCACGGGAGGTAGAGAATCTGGTGTCGTTGACCTAAAAACAGCCCAGGTAACAAATGCAGACAGCCATGGTATTCTAAGACCTAGTTTTCCTTCCCAAGCCATAACACAACAAACAGATAATCTTCCTGGCAATGCTGCTCTTGTTTCTCACACCCAGACCTCTTCCACCCCTGACCAGCAACatgctccctctccttctcccaaacCTCTCACTGAGACACCTCAGGAAAAACCTCCTCATGAACATAAGATCTCACTCAATGAAATACAGGACTGGCTTCAGAGTGTTTTAAGATCTAAAAATGGACCCGTAAATGTGAACAACTCAACACAAGACCCCTCCCAGGCACAACAATCCAGCACAGAGAAGATGGATATTTTACAAGCAGGCAAAACGCACCTACATCTTAACACcaaagacaaccaggtgaggccCCCTGAGAGATTTAGTGCTGAGGACTCCACTATACGGCTGGAGTTAAAGTCCACCCCCAGGTGCATGACACTGACGGTAGTTGCCACCACTCCGCCCCCCGTAGCTATCGTCCCTCCAATGGATCCACAGCAGTTCCCAGAGCCCATGGAGACAGAGAATACAGGCAATGAGGTGCCATTTAAGATTTTACAGGCCTGGTCCATCAACGAACAACAAATGGAAAGTCTGTGGGAAAGAGCTAAAGATGATGCAAGTTCTCTATCTGTCCTAAATGAGACGGTTCAAGTTGAGAGTTTTATGGAGTATGATAAGCCTGTAGATGCATCTGCAACAAGTTCACTGGTATCTATTATAGAGGACAATGATGAGGTCCTTCAGGTCATCACACAGATGAACAAGAGTTCACCTTCACCATTTGTCCACACCATCCCTCAGGCAACTGATATTGTACGCATCGGGGTACCCAGACAATCGTGGAAGTTAGCTCTAACGGTGCAGATGAGATAA
- the LOC123743776 gene encoding uncharacterized protein — protein sequence MQDVSAWAAEDEEAVVLFAVSGISLGEVVEKFPIPVHVDSSSQVGYRSSWLNVNEKLYNIDKDSGRAWSLWFIPDKAEESSKVFGGVKIDDTFHSKLETVDFPVRQPVEAEATDSDLATNIDFVMDTDPPTDTDLPTDADSETEPLSPMILTVLTSDDALKLLAETEAPDADLATDSNCQTDADLKTVTDLTTDSDADPLSPMNLTILTSEDAMRLFCQIENGSDLQLGSHEPCSENKDKTKTKQLENIGSGSLDKSCYCPCIIESDNGFESGLCTSCQREKGLQQGTRCITIAQCFTLSDTSDNSDQETEEVPKDSGGKATVDNQCRDKKQIQSTEEDWDDNQSSDNKTEGEMQHCIGVTTITDFIFWLDTIQDSDQETEENPNEQHAQIEVHASNVKRTEPETDANAPCESAQEHTTQSKVSPGSEDRERWQEKDQDCKTSTLPLPKVENPSKLSANIIADKWCSLIEDCGSPADKYGKVADFVTQYKTSKSKKKVKEKMEKEETLNPASSDRQKPKKRHGRAERGRSPSQPPKSSGVKATLNNQRRDKKPHASHKRRHLTESDENRCKDKKRGSSTEKEREGSQSRDNKPPKRRNSTETEGRSSDDSKELQCQLVERDKDSSSRNSPPCPGVKTLHVLGSSTTTVPLKLSINIPKKPSTNGSTHTEEVPKMPKTKSPNKTSRHHSPAKSVSPVVKERQRNGVKHKQRIQPLKVRLKKLSLPKYLISKGSPPSWKREEGSPPRQKWVEDRGEPLGLGVMVSKNPDSCKKLKCKAESDLTSQQMLSKILKVLNEKGTLSKSEREHDSLPPKLKLPRIPKLLRTPEVSKDGNERENREETSPSASPESQMLNKPARVAHKPKPFIKPASPNGYSPASHAFPNLARISPQHGNRHFGPKVTARQQVFSDWESSFVPTPTLRTRRRSGCPPEEVEGPQASPRSSSETRIIRPILKCVDSLPKPKRNVNFPLNPVNVHYFKPCEYENDVMFNRSYTDPEDAQRSDDEEEDASVNCQNTKQQPPIREENRQDIGELKPGPSGACEKSFKRKREMQEPAAILMKKSIVQAKHWTKSLHREPPKDSRHSVKITVVGYKWSEKQKKRPNEIEGSSLNASLPHGQHPGSSQNVSLHRGHHSSSSQGRRVDPTASHHSSPVDEWIERWSGDW from the exons ATGCAAGATGTGTCTGCCTGGGCCGCAGAGGATGAGGAAGCAGTGGTTCTCTTTGCAGTCAGTGGTATATCACTGGGGGAAGTGGTCGAGAAGTTTCCCATTCCAGTACATGTTGACAGCTCTTCCCAAGTGGGTTACAGGTCATCATGGTTAAATGTCAACGAGAAGCTGTATAACATTGACAAAGATTCTGGAAGAGCTTGGTCTCTGTGGTTCATACCAGATAAAGCAGAGGAGAGTTCCAAAGTGTTTGGGGGAGTCAAAATAGATGACACCTTCCACAGCAAGCTGGAGACTGTGGACTTTCCTGTACGACAACCTGTTGAAGCAGAAGCAACAGACTCAGACCTCGCAACAAACATAGACTTTGTAATGGACACAGACCCCCCAACGGACACAGACCTCCCAACAGATGCAGACTCAGAGACAGAACCCCTTTCCCCAATGATTTTGACCGTCCTCACATCAGATGATGCTTTGAAACTGCTTGCTGAAACAGAGGCACCAGACGCAGACCTCGCAACAGACTCAAACTGCCAAACAGATGCAGACCTCAAAACGGTCACAGACCTCACAACAGACTCGGACGCAGACCCTCTTTCCCCAATGAATTTGACCATCCTGACATCTGAGGATGCCATGAGACTGTTTTGCCAGATCGAAAATGGCTCTGACCTCCAACTCGGGTCCCATGAACCATGCTCTGAAAACAAAGACAAGACAAAAACAAAGCAACTAGAGAATATAGGAAGTGGCAGCTTAGATAAGTCCTGCTACTGTCCTTGTATTATTGAAAGTGACAACGGGTTTGAAAGTGGCCTATGCACCagttgtcagagagagaaaggattgcAGCAAGGTACAAGATGCATAACAATCGCTCAATGCTTTACCCTGTCAGATACAAGCGACAATTCAGATCAGGAGACAGAAGAGGTCCCTAAGGACTCTGGGGGGAAGGCGACTGTGGACAATCAATGCAGGGACAAGAAGCAGATACAATCAACTGAAGAAGATTGGGATGACAATCAATCCAGTGACAATAAGACAGAGGGAGAAATGCAGCATTGTATAGGTGTCACAACGATCACTGACTTTATTTTCTGGTTAGATACAATTCAGGATTCAgatcaggagacagaggagaaccCTAATGAACAACATGCTCAGATTGAGGTTCATGCTTCTAATGTTAAAAGGACAGAGCCTGAAACTGATGCGAACGCACCCTGTGAGTCAGCCCAAGAACATACTACCCAAAGCAAAGTCAGTCCTGGTTCTGAGGATAGGGAAAGATGGCAAGAGAAGGACCAAGACTGTAAGACGAGTACATTACCACTTCCCAAGGTTGAAAACCCCTCTAAGTTAAGCGCTAACATCATAGCAGACAAGTGGTGTTCACTTATAGAGGACTGTGGTTCACCTGCAGATAAGTATGGCAAAGTTGCTGACTTTGTCACTCAATACAAAACCTCCAAGTCAAAGAAAAAAGTAAAAGAAAAAATGGAAAAGGAGGAAACCCTCAATCCAGCATCATCTGACAGACAAAAGCCCAAGAAACGTCATGGTAGAGCAGAGAGGGGACGGTCACCATCCCAACCCCCTAAGAGCTCTGGGGTGAAGGCAACTTTGAATAATCAACGCAGGGACAAGAAGCCACATGCGTCACACAAGAGGAGACATTTGACTGAGAGTGATGAAAATCGATGCAAAGACAAGAAGAGGGGATCATCAACTGAGAAAGAGCGTGAGGGCAGTCAATCCAGGGACAATAAGCCACCGAAGAGGAGAAATTCAACTGAAACTGAAGGCAGGAGCTCTGATGACTCCAAAGAGTTACAATGCCAGTTGGTGGAAAGAGACAAGGACAGCAGCAGTAGAAACTCACCGCCGTGCCCTGGGGTGAAAACCCTCCATGTGCTGGGATCCTCAACTACCACTGTTCCTCTCAAACTCTCCATAAACATCCCCAAAAAGCCTTCCACAAATGGCTCAACACATACTGAGGAAGTCCCCAAAATGCCAAAGACAAAATCCCCGAACAAAACTAGCAGACACCACTCCCCTGCAAAGTCAGTGTCTCCTGTTGtcaaagagaggcagaggaacGGTGTCAAACACAAGCAAAGAATTCAACCCCTAAAAGTCAGATTGAAAAAGCTGTCCTTGCCCAAATATCTTATCAGTAAAGGTTCCCCACCAAgctggaagagagaggaaggttcCCCACCAAGGCAGAAGTGggtggaggatagaggagagccTCTGGGTTTAGGTGTAATGGTCTCTAAGAATCCTGACTCATGCAAGAAACTAAAATGTAAGGCAGAGAGCGACTTGACATCCCAACAGATGTTGTCAAAGATTCTGAAGGTGTTGAATGAGAAAGGAACGTTGTCAAAAAGTGAGCGTGAGCACGACTCGCTGCCCCCCAAGCTAAAGCTGCCAAGGATTCCGAAGCTTCTGAGGACTCCAGAGGTTTCAAAGgatgggaatgagagagagaacagagaagagacaTCTCCCAGTGCTTCACCTGAATCACAAATGCTGAACAAACCTGCAAGAGTGGCACACAAGCCCAAACCTTTTATCAAGCCTGCCAGTCCCAATGGTTATAGCCCAGCTAGTCATGCTTTCCCTAATCTGGCTAGGATATCACCGCAACATGGCAACAGACATTTTGGCCCAAAAGTTACTGCGAGGCAGCAGGTGTTCTCAGATTGGGAGAGCAGCTTTGTCCCGACTCCAACCCTCCGGACTCGTAGACGATCTGGGTGTCCTCCAGAGGAAGTGGAAGGTCCACAGGCCAGTCCCAGATCCAGCTCGGAGACCAGGATCATTCGACCCATTCTTAAATGTGTCGATTCTCTGCCGAAACCCAAGCGGAATGTCAACTTTCCTTTGAATCCAGTGAACGTGCACTACTTCAAGCCCTGTGAATATGAAAATGACGTAATGTTCAACAGGTCTTACACAGATCCGGAAGATGCACAGCGTTCTGACGATGAAGAGGAAGATGCTTCTGTGAACTGCCAGAATACGAAGCAACAGCCCCCTATAAGGGAAGAGAATCGGCAAGATATAGGGGAGCTGAAGCCTGGACCAAGCGGTGCATGTGAAAAGAGCTTCAAAAGGAAGCGGGAAATGCAGGAGCCTGCTGCCATTTTGATGAAGAAGAGCATTGTTCAGGCAAAGCATTGGACGAAGTCTCTCCATCGTGAACCTCCGAAAGACTCCAGACACTCGG TAAAAATAACTGTAGTTGGTTACAAGTGGTCAGAGAAGCAGAAGAAGAGGCCAAATGAAATTGAAG GTTCCTCTCTGAATGCAAGCCTCCCTCACGGTCAACATCCAGGTTCCTCTCAGAATGTAAGCCTCCATCGTGGTCACCATTCATCCTCCAGCCAAGGGAGAAGAGTTGATCCAACAGCCAGTCACCATAGCTCTCCTGTGGATGAATGGATCGAGCGGTGGTCAGGAGATTGGTAA